The Verrucomicrobiia bacterium genomic interval CGATCGAATTCATAAGCCCCCGGGATGTGGCCGCCACGATAATGCTCCTCATCACGGGCGTCGATAAAGAGGATCAAATTCTGATTGCGCCCCGGGTCGTGGAACAACCGCAAGGCCTCATTGCCATCGGCGAAGTGAAAGCCCAGCTCGCGGATTTGCGAGGCGAGGGCTGCTGCTGTCGATGTCGGAGCCGCAACCGCCCGGGCAGGGGATGGATTTGTGAACTCATCGGCAGGACTAAGAGCGGGATGGTCATGTGGAAAATAGTTCCTGCCCAGGCTCAGCCCTCGTGGTGAAAGGCCGTTGGCCACGAAAGACAAGGCCATGCCGAGACAGGCCACCAAAAGCCCCTCGAGCAAAACTTTCCTCACAGGGCGCTCCCTTACTGAACCGCTTTGGCTGTAGGCGCAATGGCCGTCGGGGGGTTTGGCATTGGCGGGCGGCCAAGGAACCGGGATGGGGCCAGTTGCGGCGCGCGGCCTGCCTGGAAGATCGGCACCTGGATTAAAGGGACGTGCGGATTGTTCGATTTAGCGGTGAACGCCACATGCTGGCCGGGAGGGATTTCGAATCCCGCAGGGAAGGTCAACTGGACAGCGTACAGCCGGCCCGGTTGCATCTCCTGGACCTGGACCTGGACCGGAGCCCCTGGGGCGTTGACCGTCGGGTCAGAGAGCGTCAGCGCATTGGTGCTATTGTTCTGAATGGTGAGCCGCGCGTTTGTCGGATTGCTGGAAGGGGCATTGAGGGTGAGTTGACTGGGATAAAGATTCAGCGGCGGACGCACATTAGCCCAAAAAAGGACGTCGATTGTCGGGGTGCTGGCAGAGGTCGTTTTCAAGGTGATTTTCCCACTCACGTTTCCCGGCCCCAAAGGTGGGACTGCTGT includes:
- a CDS encoding rhodanese-like domain-containing protein, which produces MRKVLLEGLLVACLGMALSFVANGLSPRGLSLGRNYFPHDHPALSPADEFTNPSPARAVAAPTSTAAALASQIRELGFHFADGNEALRLFHDPGRNQNLILFIDARDEEHYRGGHIPGAYEFDRYYPDKYLSDVLPACQLAQQILVYCNGGECEDSKEAASFLAAADVPKEKLFVYGGGITEWSSNGLPIEVGARNSGDIQKAH